CGGCCAATGCGGGCCGGCTGACAGCCAAGGGCAGTCAGCCCCGTTTCTATTTGGTGCCAGTCCGCTTCAGCACAGGTAAAGAGCAATTGAAAATCCTCTCCACCCCTGAAAGCCCATTCCAGAGCATCTTTACCCAGGGTGCGGGCGATGCTGCGGGCCCCGGCGTGGATAGGAATGGCCGTTGCCTCCACCTGACAACCCACTCCGGAAGCTGTACATATTTCCAGTACTTCCCGGGCCAACCCATCGGAAATATCATTGGCTGCTGTAGCCAGCTGCCTTTCCGCCAGCCAGCGCCCGGCCGCCAGCTGGGCCCGAGGACGCCGGTGCAAAGTCACCGCCTCGCCAACTTGAGTGGCACAATCGCCCTCTCCCCCCGCCTGTAACCAGGCTAGACCGGCCGCAGAAGCTCCCAGGGGTCCGGTAACCGCCAGTAATTGCCCCGGCCGAGCTCGATCCCGTCCCAGCGGCTGAGGCCCCCGTTGCCAGCCCGTCAGAGCCAGGTTCAGGATTAATCCTTGCCGGCTTTTGACCGTATCCCCTCCCGCCAGCACCACACCATATATTTCGGCCGCAGCCTGCATCCCGGCATAGAGCTCTTCCAGCTCAGCCACTGACCAGGAGCTATCTGCTCCCAGGGAAATCACTGCCGTCCACGGTTCGCCCCCCATAGCGGCAATATCACTGACATTAACGGCCACCGCTTTCCAGCCGATATCATAGGCTGAACTAAACCGGCGGCTGAAATGCACTTCCTCCAGCATCATATCAGTGGTAAACAGCATGGGTCCCTGCTCTCCCGGCGGCAAAGGTAACCAGGCAGCATCATCTCCCACCAGTCCAGGGGACCAGTTCCTGGTCAGGTACTCGATTAAACCAAACTCACCCAGTTCAGCAATTTTCATTGGTTTCACTCCAGTTTCTATCGAATGTACTAAATTTCATTATATAATATTTTCCTGCCATAATCATCTCTCTATTCGCCAATACTATAAGTGTTGGAAAGGAGCTGAACAATGGGAAAACCATTAAAACTGCTTATTTTTTTCTACTTCTTCCTGACAGCGGTCTGCCCTGCCCGGGCCGAACCGCCCCTGGCCGGTCAGGTGATCATGATAGACCCCGGTCATGGCGGAATCGATCCCGGGGCCATTATTGATAATATCTACGAAAAGGATATCAATCTGGCTGTTGCCTTACAGCTGGCAGAGTTATTGCAGCAGGATGGGGCTGAGGTAGTTCTAACCAGGAGCGATGACAGGGATTACTACCCTTCCAATCGCTGCTCTCTGCAAGATAAACGCCAGGACCTGACCACCCGAGTTGAAATGGCAATCGCTGCCGGTGCCACCCTGTTTATCAGTTTGCACGTGAACAAAGATCGCCATCCGGGCTGCTGGGGCAGTGAAACCTATTATTATCCCGGTTCCGCCGAGGGACAACGCCTGGCTGAAGCCATTCAGGCCCAGTTGAAAAAAGTTCAACCGGAAAACCGCCGTCCTGCCAAACCAGGCGACTATTTTCTGTTACGAGCTACTCCCATGCCAGCGGTGATCGTGGAAATGGGTTTTATCTCTAACTCCCGGGAACGAGCCTTATTGCTGTCCCCCGACTGGCAAAAAAACCTGGCCATGGCAATCAGGCAGGGAATTATCGATTTCTTCTGGCAACATTGATAGTATATTTTTCCTGTAAAAAGGAACACTATAAAAAATAACTGACCACGGACGAGGAGGAAGATAAATTGGGTACCACCATTTTAGGCGTATTTGATTCTCCAGAACATGCCCGTCAGGCCATTACCGAGCTGCGCGACCGTTTGCAAAACCAGAATGTGGCTATTATCATGCGAGAAAGTCAGCCAGAAGCAGTCCAGGAAGACTGGAACCTGCCCCAGACCTGGAACGACCTGGCCCGGGATACCATGCAACTGGCCCAATCCAGTGGCCAGCTGGCCGGCCGGGTAGTAGGGGCCACTCTCTCAACTATGTTTGCCTTTCCGGCTATGATTACATCTGCTTTAACCCCTGTGACTTCCGGCCGTGCTTATAGCTGGCGCTCCGAACGGGATAGCCGGGTGATGGTAACAGTACAGGGTACTGACTCGGTAGGCGAGGCGCTGGATATTCTAAAACGCTACGGGGCCAGGGAAATCAATACTTATAGTAATTAAAACCAATCGAGTAGAAGGGGGTGATTAACCCCCGTCCTCTCACACCACCGTACGTACCGTTCGGTATACGGCGGTTCACCAAGCTTGACGAATGCGATGATAACGTTCAGTCAAACTCTTCAAGCCCTGACTTTGCCAGTAGGCATTGTTCAGGGCGTTATTTAATTGTCGAGACATTCGCCAGTAGC
The genomic region above belongs to Carboxydocella sporoproducens DSM 16521 and contains:
- a CDS encoding N-acetylmuramoyl-L-alanine amidase family protein → MGKPLKLLIFFYFFLTAVCPARAEPPLAGQVIMIDPGHGGIDPGAIIDNIYEKDINLAVALQLAELLQQDGAEVVLTRSDDRDYYPSNRCSLQDKRQDLTTRVEMAIAAGATLFISLHVNKDRHPGCWGSETYYYPGSAEGQRLAEAIQAQLKKVQPENRRPAKPGDYFLLRATPMPAVIVEMGFISNSRERALLLSPDWQKNLAMAIRQGIIDFFWQH
- the thiL gene encoding thiamine-phosphate kinase, which encodes MKIAELGEFGLIEYLTRNWSPGLVGDDAAWLPLPPGEQGPMLFTTDMMLEEVHFSRRFSSAYDIGWKAVAVNVSDIAAMGGEPWTAVISLGADSSWSVAELEELYAGMQAAAEIYGVVLAGGDTVKSRQGLILNLALTGWQRGPQPLGRDRARPGQLLAVTGPLGASAAGLAWLQAGGEGDCATQVGEAVTLHRRPRAQLAAGRWLAERQLATAANDISDGLAREVLEICTASGVGCQVEATAIPIHAGARSIARTLGKDALEWAFRGGEDFQLLFTCAEADWHQIETGLTALGCQPARIGRITPPEQGMRLLTEKGPEPWPAGGYDHFTGGKE